From a region of the Toxotes jaculatrix isolate fToxJac2 chromosome 7, fToxJac2.pri, whole genome shotgun sequence genome:
- the LOC121184364 gene encoding palmitoyltransferase ZDHHC12-B-like isoform X1, which produces MVQSMFRTGFLVRATHTLLTWVITLILFLHDTDLRKCEERGELLLPLVFFLLVALSVLLYFAVSLMDPGFVLTDTVKGVQGSNEEMESMIPQASTPRLRRCGYCLLQQPMRAKHCQTCKHCVRRFDHHCPWIENCVGERNHRWFVVYLLVQLLALLWALHIALSGVSPRVTWELWFRVNGFLLAALGVVGVFSVVVVLLLGCHLYLVSINCTTWEFMSRHRISYLKTCGDEENPFDRGVFCNLWDFFCICRTVVWEQVYHRNSPNPV; this is translated from the exons ATGGTGCAGAGCATGTTTCGGACCGGATTTCTAGTTCGGGCCACACACACCCTGCTAACCTGGGTCATAACCCTCATACTGTTCCTGCACGACACCG aTTTGCGGAAGTGTGAGGAGCgaggagagctgctgctgccgcttGTGTTCTTCCTCCTGGTCGCGCTCTCTGTGCTGTTATACTTTGCAGTTTCTTTAATGGACCCTGGCTTCGTTCTTACTGACACTGTCAAG GGCGTCCAGGGTTCAAATGAAGAAATGGAGTCGATGATTCCTCAGGCTTCGACCCCTCGACTGCGGCGCTGCGGATACTGCCTGCTGCAG CAGCCAATGAGAGCGAAGCATTGTCAGACGTGTAAACACTGCGTCCGCCGCTTCGACCACCACTGTCCGTGGATcgagaactgtgtgggagagaggaaCCACCGCTGGTTCGTCGTCTACCTGCTGGTGCAGCTGCTGGCTCTGCTGTGGGCCCTGCACATCGCTCT GTCTGGCGTTTCACCCAGAGTCACGTGGGAGCTGTGGTTCAGAGTGAACGGGTTCCTGCTGGCGGCCCTGGGCGTTGTCGGGGTTTTCTccgtggtggtggtgctgctgctgggctgCCACCTCTACCTGGTCTCCATCAACTGCACCACCTGGGAGTTCATGTCGCGGCACAGGATCTCGTACCTGAAGACCTGCGGAGACGAGGAGAACCCGTTCGACCGCGGAGTCTTCTGCAACCTGTGGGATTTCTTCTGCATCTGCAGGACGGTGGTGTGGGAGCAGGTCTACCACAGAAACAGCCCAAATCCAGTCTAA
- the LOC121184364 gene encoding palmitoyltransferase ZDHHC12-B-like isoform X2 — MVQSMFRTGFLVRATHTLLTWVITLILFLHDTDLRKCEERGELLLPLVFFLLVALSVLLYFAVSLMDPGFVLTDTVKGVQGSNEEMESMIPQASTPRLRRCGYCLLQPMRAKHCQTCKHCVRRFDHHCPWIENCVGERNHRWFVVYLLVQLLALLWALHIALSGVSPRVTWELWFRVNGFLLAALGVVGVFSVVVVLLLGCHLYLVSINCTTWEFMSRHRISYLKTCGDEENPFDRGVFCNLWDFFCICRTVVWEQVYHRNSPNPV; from the exons ATGGTGCAGAGCATGTTTCGGACCGGATTTCTAGTTCGGGCCACACACACCCTGCTAACCTGGGTCATAACCCTCATACTGTTCCTGCACGACACCG aTTTGCGGAAGTGTGAGGAGCgaggagagctgctgctgccgcttGTGTTCTTCCTCCTGGTCGCGCTCTCTGTGCTGTTATACTTTGCAGTTTCTTTAATGGACCCTGGCTTCGTTCTTACTGACACTGTCAAG GGCGTCCAGGGTTCAAATGAAGAAATGGAGTCGATGATTCCTCAGGCTTCGACCCCTCGACTGCGGCGCTGCGGATACTGCCTGCTGCAG CCAATGAGAGCGAAGCATTGTCAGACGTGTAAACACTGCGTCCGCCGCTTCGACCACCACTGTCCGTGGATcgagaactgtgtgggagagaggaaCCACCGCTGGTTCGTCGTCTACCTGCTGGTGCAGCTGCTGGCTCTGCTGTGGGCCCTGCACATCGCTCT GTCTGGCGTTTCACCCAGAGTCACGTGGGAGCTGTGGTTCAGAGTGAACGGGTTCCTGCTGGCGGCCCTGGGCGTTGTCGGGGTTTTCTccgtggtggtggtgctgctgctgggctgCCACCTCTACCTGGTCTCCATCAACTGCACCACCTGGGAGTTCATGTCGCGGCACAGGATCTCGTACCTGAAGACCTGCGGAGACGAGGAGAACCCGTTCGACCGCGGAGTCTTCTGCAACCTGTGGGATTTCTTCTGCATCTGCAGGACGGTGGTGTGGGAGCAGGTCTACCACAGAAACAGCCCAAATCCAGTCTAA
- the slc25a25a gene encoding calcium-binding mitochondrial carrier protein SCaMC-2-A, which yields MLGLCLYVPVSNSDPVEVEYFESNGLPSELKSLFNKLSVFLPSQEFSTYQKWRKKTLKEEENDSDAQLDFEEFVHYLQDYEKDLKLVVKSLDRKNAGHVDPKEFMQSLHDIGVHISLQHAEKALKSMDKNGMITITSKDWSNYPVVEKTENIPEIILYWKHSTIFDVGENLMVPDEFTTEEKLTGMWWRHLVAGGGAGAVSRTCTAPLDRLKVMMQVYGSRTNNMCIMSGLMQMIKEGGMRSLWRGNGVNIIKIAPESALKFMAYEQIKRLIGSEKETLSILERFVAGSLAGVIAQSTIYPMEVLKTRLALRKTGQYAGISDCAKQIFRREGLGAFYKGYIPNMLGIIPYAGIDLAVYETLKNSYLQQYGTSSTDPGVFVLLACGTVSSTCGQLASYPLALIRTRMQAQAATGGSQQVTMTGLFRQILQTEGPTGLYRGLAPNFLKVIPAVSISYVVYEHLKTQLGVTSR from the exons ATGCTCGGCCTGTGCCTTTACGTCCCCGTGTCCAACTCAGACCCGGTTGAAGTGGAGTACTTTGAGTCTAACGGACTGCCGTCTGAGCTGAAGTCTCTCTTTAACAAACTGAGTGTGTTCCTTCCGTCTCAGGAGTTTTCAACCTACCAAAAATGGCGAAAG aaaaccttaaaagaggaagaaaatgactCAGATGCACAGCTGGACTTTGAGGAGTTTGTTCACTATCTGCAAGACTATGAGAAAGACCTGAAGCTTGTGGTGAAAAGCCTTGACAGGAAGAATGCAG GCCACGTTGATCCCAAAGAGTTCATGCAGTCTCTTCACGACATCGGTGTGCATATCTCCCTGCAGCATGCGGAGAAAGCCCTTAAGAG catggaCAAGAACGGAATGATCACAATCACTAGTAAAGACTGGAGCAACTACCCAGTGGTGGAGAAGACTGAGAACATTCCTGAGATCATCCTTTACTGGAAACACTCCACG ATCTTCGATGTGGGTGAGAACCTGATGGTGCCAGATGAGTtcaccacagaggaaaaactgaCTGGGATGTGGTGGAGGCACCTGGTCgcaggtggaggagctggagctgttTCCAGGACTTGCACCGCTCCTCTGGACCGTCTCAAAGTCATGAtgcag GTTTATGGATCCCGAACCAACAACATGTGCATCATGAGCGGTTTGATGCAGATGATCAAGGAGGGTGGGATGAGGTCTCTGTGGCGAGGCAACGGTGTGAACATCATCAAAATCGCTCCGGAGTCGGCCCTCAAGTTCATGGCGTACGAGCAG ATTAAACGTTTGATTGGCAGCGAGAAAGAGACTCTGAGCATCTTGGAGCGATTTGTTGCAGGATCTCTGGCTGGAGTGATCGCCCAGAGCACCATCTACCCCATGGAG GTCCTGAAAACCCGTCTCGCTCTGAGGAAGACCGGACAGTACGCTGGCATCTCAGACTGCGCCAAGCAGATTTTTAGGAGAGAAGGACTCGGGGCGTTTTATAAAGGTTATATCCCCAACATGCTCGGCATCATCCCCTACGCGGGCATCGACCTGGCAGTGTATGAG ACGCTGAAGAACAGCTACCTGCAGCAGTACGGCACCAGCAGCACCGACCCCGGCGTCTTCGTCCTGCTGGCCTGTGGCACCGTGTCCAGCACCTGCGGTCAGCTCGCCAGCTATCCTCTGGCTCTGATCCGAACCCGCATGCAAGCACAAG CTGCAACAGGGGGCAGCCAGCAGGTGACGATGACGGGTCTCTTCAGGCAGATCTTGCAGACCGAGGGCCCGACGGGGCTCTACAGAGGCCTGGCCCCCAACTTCCTTAAAGTGATCCCCGCCGTCAGCATCAGCTACGTGGTGTACGAGCACCTGAAGACGCAGCTGGGAGTGACCTCGCGCTGA
- the LOC121184518 gene encoding protein FAM102A-like isoform X1 encodes MAFFVKKKKFKFQTHLTLEELTAVPFVNGVLFCKLRLLDGDFVATSSREEVQENCVRWRKRFTFVSKMSANPHTGVLDPSVCRVSVRKELKGGKTYTKLGFTDLNMAEFAGSGSTVRCCLLEGYDTKNTRQDNSILKVIIGMTLLSGDPCFKTPPSTAKSISIPGREHTLQLDCKGEGTAEPGPAGGVSLGRIAKPRPSIISSGLLDESEVNQNHQSAEVFQSGHSRNSSYASQHSKISGYSTEHSCSSSLSDLTHRRNTSTGSSTSGGLGFTADAPAEGDKDAGRPERPPRPPRPVLPPNRLPRRKQDSVESHPSWVNDTRMDADDIVEKIVQSQNFADINNTEDSNLRLFVSRDGTTALSGIRLGNRVSAGGYEPVVIESH; translated from the exons ATGGCCTTCTTcgtgaaaaagaagaaattcaaGTTCCAGACGCATCTGACCCTGGAGGAGCTGACCGCTGTGCCTTTTGTCAACGGAGTGTTGTTCTGCAAGCTCCGGCTGCTGGATGGAGATTTTGTCGCTACTTCTTCcag AGAGGAGGTTCAAGAAAACTGTGTTCGCTGGAGGAAGAGGTTCACGTTTGTGTCGAAAATGAGCGCCAACCCCCACACCGGAGTCCTGGATCCCTCTGTGTGCAGGGTGTCAGTCAGGAAG GAACTCAAAGGAGGAAAAACATATACGAAG cTGGGCTTCACCGACCTCAACATGGCGGAGTTTGCTGGTTCTGGCTCCACGGTgcgctgctgtctgctggaggGATATGACACCAAGAACACGCGGCAGGACAACTCCATACTGAAG gtgatCATTGGGATGACCCTCCTGTCTGGAGATCCGTGTTTTAAAAC gcCTCCCAGCACAGCAAAGTCCATCTCCATCCCAGGACGAGAACACACCCTGCAGCTGGACTGTAAGGGGGAGGGAACAGCTGAGCCCGGGCCGGCTGGAGGGGTTTCTTTGGGCCGGATCGCCAAACCTCGACCCTCCATCATCAGCTCAG GTCTCCTTGACGAATCAGAAGTGAACCAGAACCATCAATCTGCTGAAGTCTTCCAGTCTGGTCACTCTCGTAACTCCAGCTACGCCAGCCAGCACAGCAAAATCTCAG GCTACAGCACTGAGCactcctgctcctccagccTGTCAGACCTCACACACCGAAGGAACACCTCGACAGGAAGCAGCACCTCTGGGGGCCTGGGCTTCACTGCTGACGCACCTGCAGAGGGCGACAAGGACGCCGGGCGTCCAGAAAGACCCCCTCGACCCCCGCGGCCTGTCTTACCCCCTAACAGGCTCCCCAG GAGGAAGCAGGACTCAGTGGAGAGTCACCCCTCCTGGGTGAACGACACTCGCATGGACGCCGACGACATTGTGGAGAAAATTGTCCAAAGCCAAAACTTTGCAGATATCAACAACACTGAAG ACAGTAACTTGCGTCTGTTCGTAAGCAGAGATGGAACCACCGCGCTCAGCGGCATCAGGCTCGGGAACAG GGTGTCTGCAGGCGGGTACGAGCCTGTGGTGATAGAGAGCCATTAA
- the LOC121184518 gene encoding protein FAM102A-like isoform X2 — MSANPHTGVLDPSVCRVSVRKELKGGKTYTKLGFTDLNMAEFAGSGSTVRCCLLEGYDTKNTRQDNSILKVIIGMTLLSGDPCFKTPPSTAKSISIPGREHTLQLDCKGEGTAEPGPAGGVSLGRIAKPRPSIISSGLLDESEVNQNHQSAEVFQSGHSRNSSYASQHSKISGYSTEHSCSSSLSDLTHRRNTSTGSSTSGGLGFTADAPAEGDKDAGRPERPPRPPRPVLPPNRLPRRKQDSVESHPSWVNDTRMDADDIVEKIVQSQNFADINNTEDSNLRLFVSRDGTTALSGIRLGNRVSAGGYEPVVIESH; from the exons ATGAGCGCCAACCCCCACACCGGAGTCCTGGATCCCTCTGTGTGCAGGGTGTCAGTCAGGAAG GAACTCAAAGGAGGAAAAACATATACGAAG cTGGGCTTCACCGACCTCAACATGGCGGAGTTTGCTGGTTCTGGCTCCACGGTgcgctgctgtctgctggaggGATATGACACCAAGAACACGCGGCAGGACAACTCCATACTGAAG gtgatCATTGGGATGACCCTCCTGTCTGGAGATCCGTGTTTTAAAAC gcCTCCCAGCACAGCAAAGTCCATCTCCATCCCAGGACGAGAACACACCCTGCAGCTGGACTGTAAGGGGGAGGGAACAGCTGAGCCCGGGCCGGCTGGAGGGGTTTCTTTGGGCCGGATCGCCAAACCTCGACCCTCCATCATCAGCTCAG GTCTCCTTGACGAATCAGAAGTGAACCAGAACCATCAATCTGCTGAAGTCTTCCAGTCTGGTCACTCTCGTAACTCCAGCTACGCCAGCCAGCACAGCAAAATCTCAG GCTACAGCACTGAGCactcctgctcctccagccTGTCAGACCTCACACACCGAAGGAACACCTCGACAGGAAGCAGCACCTCTGGGGGCCTGGGCTTCACTGCTGACGCACCTGCAGAGGGCGACAAGGACGCCGGGCGTCCAGAAAGACCCCCTCGACCCCCGCGGCCTGTCTTACCCCCTAACAGGCTCCCCAG GAGGAAGCAGGACTCAGTGGAGAGTCACCCCTCCTGGGTGAACGACACTCGCATGGACGCCGACGACATTGTGGAGAAAATTGTCCAAAGCCAAAACTTTGCAGATATCAACAACACTGAAG ACAGTAACTTGCGTCTGTTCGTAAGCAGAGATGGAACCACCGCGCTCAGCGGCATCAGGCTCGGGAACAG GGTGTCTGCAGGCGGGTACGAGCCTGTGGTGATAGAGAGCCATTAA